In the genome of Thermosphaera aggregans DSM 11486, one region contains:
- a CDS encoding aldehyde ferredoxin oxidoreductase N-terminal domain-containing protein, translating to MSFTRTYRALFIDVAERKHWIEEFPLNEVFSPISLALKLHMERYKTWSKPVYDPSNALVLGTGLFAGSKLYGVHRFVAVFRSPLTKGLHASAMGGAAYQFNVNADAIVVIGRSEKPLILKIYDEGDGNPKVEYHEIPEEMLVNIWKGYGGFKGVYALQAYLSDLFRDFYETFNGRSILVGPAAMNTNMGALASITLVKGKMDYGSEDFAARAGGGSVLYRAHKVAAIVYGGRFDRSSKVPVELRDLRSINEIFQGLAKKAYVEFVIESGTKYRYDPKMNTGGTFGGNYPHLKITTPMFNWNMIYYPKEVREKLHSLIMKHMWEPFNKEAIETRSWKTCGEPCPLACKKVRLGKYKSDYEPYNGLGPIIGVFDIHDAEKVVEAGDAYGFDAIELGQVIGFVFEALHKGLLRPEEVGLSSKPFFDPAKYTIENSKANAELALKIVEYLAFGVNPILRLIGEEGLRSAAKLLDLLYKERVEEVKKKFSDLPVYAVFGERGHITPNYYWTPGLVAPLPVLGKYWTVYSGLFTDPEEFAAKSYERAIYEALLEDTGFCRFHRGWAEKHVSTLLEKYYGIEKPLEKVKHLYKKVSEYQELAGASPVFWDSGKIIDFMAKASEEYQNQKWLGLFAIDKEKAAYEWWSKFYQKLKELTG from the coding sequence ATGAGTTTCACAAGGACGTATAGGGCCTTATTCATTGATGTTGCTGAGAGGAAACACTGGATTGAAGAATTCCCGTTAAACGAGGTGTTCAGCCCCATATCTCTTGCATTGAAACTACACATGGAAAGGTATAAAACATGGAGCAAGCCTGTCTACGACCCAAGCAATGCCCTCGTTCTCGGGACGGGTTTATTCGCGGGAAGTAAGCTCTACGGTGTTCACAGGTTCGTAGCAGTTTTCCGAAGCCCGTTGACCAAGGGTCTCCACGCCTCGGCAATGGGTGGGGCTGCTTACCAGTTCAACGTAAACGCTGACGCGATTGTCGTAATTGGGAGGAGTGAGAAACCGTTAATTCTTAAGATTTACGATGAGGGTGATGGTAATCCGAAAGTAGAATACCACGAGATTCCCGAGGAAATGCTTGTAAACATATGGAAGGGCTATGGAGGTTTTAAGGGAGTTTACGCTTTACAAGCATATCTGAGCGACCTGTTCAGGGACTTTTACGAAACCTTCAACGGCAGGAGCATACTAGTAGGTCCGGCAGCAATGAACACAAACATGGGTGCTCTTGCATCAATAACGCTGGTTAAGGGTAAAATGGATTATGGTAGCGAGGACTTCGCGGCGAGAGCGGGAGGCGGGAGTGTTCTCTATAGAGCTCACAAGGTTGCAGCAATAGTATATGGAGGGAGGTTTGACAGGTCTTCCAAGGTTCCTGTTGAGCTAAGGGATTTGAGAAGTATTAACGAGATCTTCCAGGGGCTTGCTAAGAAGGCTTACGTGGAGTTCGTAATAGAGTCTGGTACAAAGTATAGGTATGATCCGAAGATGAATACTGGCGGTACTTTCGGTGGCAACTACCCGCATTTAAAAATCACCACACCCATGTTTAACTGGAATATGATCTACTATCCCAAGGAGGTAAGAGAGAAGCTCCACTCGCTGATAATGAAGCATATGTGGGAGCCGTTCAATAAGGAGGCCATTGAGACCAGGAGCTGGAAGACATGTGGAGAGCCGTGTCCCCTAGCGTGTAAGAAGGTTAGGCTCGGGAAGTATAAGAGCGATTACGAGCCCTACAATGGATTAGGGCCGATCATAGGCGTGTTCGACATACACGATGCCGAGAAAGTGGTTGAGGCCGGGGATGCTTATGGATTTGACGCCATAGAGCTCGGGCAAGTGATAGGGTTCGTATTCGAAGCCCTCCACAAGGGCTTGTTAAGGCCTGAGGAGGTTGGGCTTTCCTCGAAACCGTTCTTTGATCCGGCTAAGTATACGATTGAGAACAGTAAGGCCAACGCAGAGTTGGCGTTGAAAATAGTCGAATACTTGGCTTTCGGGGTAAACCCGATTTTAAGATTAATAGGCGAGGAGGGTTTGAGGAGCGCTGCCAAGCTTCTAGACTTGCTCTACAAGGAGAGAGTTGAAGAGGTGAAGAAAAAGTTCAGCGACCTACCGGTCTACGCAGTATTCGGAGAGAGAGGGCATATTACCCCGAACTACTACTGGACACCAGGCCTCGTGGCGCCCCTCCCCGTTCTAGGCAAATACTGGACTGTTTACTCGGGATTGTTCACGGACCCGGAGGAGTTTGCGGCTAAATCTTACGAGAGAGCAATATATGAAGCCCTTCTAGAAGACACAGGGTTCTGCAGGTTCCACAGGGGCTGGGCCGAGAAACATGTTTCAACGCTACTTGAGAAATACTATGGTATTGAAAAACCATTGGAGAAGGTTAAGCATCTCTACAAGAAGGTGAGCGAGTATCAGGAGCTGGCAGGGGCTTCCCCAGTATTCTGGGATTCGGGGAAAATCATAGACTTCATGGCTAAGGCTAGCGAGGAATACCAGAATCAGAAATGGCTTGGACTATTCGCGATAGACAAGGAGAAGGCAGCGTATGAATGGTGGAGCAAGTTCTATCAGAAACTAAAGGAGTTAACTGGGTAA
- the argS gene encoding arginine--tRNA ligase yields MESLIEKCIYQYLEEATARSLGFSREEVKRLVEEGRLKINRTPDPKMGDYGIALHILLKNTPRDQWARMGEQLLEELERLGFKQECRILEAKFVNGYLNVTIDYSSIISNLLKEFLEDGFKKTLSSYGGGRTIVVEHTSANPVHPLHIGSGRNSIIGDTFSKLSKKLGFNVVTRFYVNDLGRQVAVLAYGVSKLRKNNITPPGDVKIDHWYGMVYASVNIIMMIRKLSNELRSIEEEVYSKLKLYVESNRERLKSTPLLSAHLESFISIKPLVHNSFKKLAEFSRGLRRLKSVEKDPATKSSAGEVWNLVAPILEKFRETYKEYISYVKAGSYLNSVNPEVYNTLSREISSYEEAEEEIKSLMWKAEHRDPEALGLIHQVSRDVLSGFMETLKNYGVFFDGFDFESSDEIVNMSQDIVEKILATGYANMVDGAVELDLNKAAQQVEFVRNLFAPDNPGRFIVRRSDGTTLYVTRDIAYSIIKFSKYNAEKVYNVIAIEQDRAQKQLRAALKILGFDKEAENLVHFAYEMVQLKNMRMSGRRGIYYTMDEFLVEMTRALVEKQVSQSQRKGVADDSATGSSYTRELAVANARALLLSVEPGKVLFFDPEKIGEFEHGVTIAYSFARLQSILRKQWGFEPLESLEEVKRRLSQEITAHGISEPATVEEKKLIEWLNAFSQTLIIAYEEMKPNRLLEYAHNLALDLNRFYEKCSVIGEKDLRVKNLRLLLVLASFIALSELMEILGIPRLRRL; encoded by the coding sequence TTGGAGAGTCTTATAGAGAAATGCATTTATCAATACCTTGAGGAGGCAACTGCACGGAGTCTAGGGTTTTCAAGAGAAGAAGTAAAGAGACTAGTGGAAGAAGGGAGGTTGAAAATCAACAGGACACCAGACCCTAAAATGGGTGATTACGGGATCGCTCTCCACATATTGTTGAAAAATACACCTCGCGATCAGTGGGCTAGGATGGGAGAGCAACTCTTAGAGGAGTTGGAAAGGCTCGGGTTTAAACAAGAGTGTAGAATTCTCGAGGCAAAGTTTGTTAACGGCTACTTGAATGTGACCATAGACTACTCGTCGATAATTTCAAACCTGTTAAAAGAATTTCTCGAGGACGGGTTCAAGAAGACCCTATCAAGCTACGGAGGCGGCAGAACAATAGTGGTTGAACACACCAGTGCTAACCCGGTTCACCCTCTACACATTGGTAGCGGTAGGAACAGCATTATAGGTGATACTTTCTCGAAGCTCTCGAAAAAGCTAGGATTCAACGTGGTGACAAGATTCTATGTTAATGACCTGGGGAGGCAAGTGGCCGTACTAGCCTACGGGGTTTCTAAACTCCGGAAAAACAATATCACTCCGCCAGGGGATGTGAAAATAGACCACTGGTACGGAATGGTTTACGCCTCAGTGAACATTATAATGATGATTCGCAAACTCTCAAACGAGCTTAGAAGTATTGAAGAAGAAGTGTACAGTAAGCTCAAGCTCTACGTGGAAAGCAATAGGGAGAGATTAAAGTCAACTCCTTTATTGAGCGCTCATTTAGAATCCTTCATAAGCATAAAGCCTCTTGTTCACAATTCTTTTAAAAAACTAGCTGAATTCTCGCGGGGACTCAGGAGGCTTAAGAGCGTTGAAAAGGACCCGGCTACGAAATCATCTGCGGGTGAAGTATGGAATCTGGTAGCGCCTATACTGGAAAAGTTCAGGGAGACTTACAAGGAGTACATTTCATATGTTAAAGCAGGGAGTTATCTCAACTCCGTGAACCCCGAGGTCTACAATACGCTTTCAAGAGAGATAAGTAGCTATGAGGAGGCTGAGGAAGAGATAAAATCGTTAATGTGGAAGGCAGAGCACAGAGACCCCGAGGCCCTTGGCTTGATACACCAAGTCAGCAGGGATGTTTTAAGCGGGTTCATGGAGACGCTTAAAAATTACGGCGTGTTCTTCGACGGGTTTGATTTCGAATCATCAGATGAGATTGTAAACATGTCACAGGATATTGTTGAGAAGATCTTAGCAACAGGCTATGCTAACATGGTTGACGGGGCCGTGGAGTTAGACTTGAACAAGGCAGCCCAGCAGGTTGAGTTTGTTAGAAACCTGTTTGCCCCAGACAACCCGGGCAGGTTCATCGTTAGGAGGAGCGATGGCACCACTCTATACGTGACCCGGGATATCGCTTACAGCATTATCAAGTTCTCCAAATATAATGCGGAAAAAGTATACAATGTTATCGCTATTGAACAGGATCGTGCTCAGAAACAGTTGAGAGCTGCTTTGAAAATCCTGGGGTTCGACAAGGAGGCTGAGAACCTTGTTCATTTCGCATATGAAATGGTTCAGTTGAAAAATATGAGAATGAGCGGTAGAAGGGGGATATATTACACCATGGACGAGTTTCTCGTAGAAATGACGCGGGCTCTAGTCGAGAAACAGGTTAGTCAGTCTCAAAGGAAAGGGGTAGCCGATGACTCGGCTACTGGATCCTCCTACACTAGGGAATTGGCGGTTGCGAATGCCAGGGCCCTTCTTCTTTCTGTCGAGCCGGGGAAGGTACTATTCTTCGACCCTGAGAAAATAGGAGAGTTCGAGCACGGAGTCACCATAGCTTATTCTTTCGCTAGGTTGCAGAGTATTCTGAGAAAACAGTGGGGCTTTGAGCCCTTGGAATCACTTGAGGAGGTTAAAAGGAGGCTCTCCCAGGAGATTACAGCACACGGAATATCAGAACCCGCCACCGTGGAGGAGAAGAAGCTGATAGAGTGGTTAAATGCTTTCAGCCAAACATTGATCATCGCGTACGAGGAGATGAAGCCGAACAGGCTCCTAGAGTACGCTCACAACTTGGCGCTGGACTTAAACAGGTTCTACGAGAAATGCAGCGTCATAGGCGAAAAAGACTTGAGAGTTAAAAACCTGAGGCTTCTCCTAGTTCTCGCCAGCTTCATAGCTCTATCTGAGCTGATGGAGATACTCGGCATTCCAAGGTTGAGAAGGCTTTGA
- a CDS encoding DMT family transporter, translating into MRISRVKDLKDLPGFLLIWVSISSASIIVVLSNAPAEVCAFWRTFLTSLIFAPVTLVRRTFIFKPHHVLSGVFLGLHFVFWMQSLFLLPVYQSTLIVVTYPVFNVVLDFLFFNEKPGLKKVLGFSATLTLLWIFLQVNNLTYNHGVILAFSASLFAAGYFEIGRYARTKLGESTLTYATPTYLTASAIALTYSVLKGSEIFSYPFETYAAFILLAVIPMIGGHTLMNYYMKKYPASTVASIALGEPFGAGLLGMIFLSQPLTLLSLFIGFLIISAIILIIYQ; encoded by the coding sequence TTGAGAATCTCTAGAGTAAAAGACTTGAAGGATCTTCCGGGTTTCTTATTAATATGGGTTTCCATCTCATCCGCGAGCATCATAGTAGTGCTTTCTAACGCTCCCGCGGAAGTATGTGCGTTTTGGAGAACATTTCTAACGTCACTAATATTTGCCCCTGTTACACTGGTTCGCAGGACATTTATTTTTAAGCCGCATCATGTTTTATCAGGGGTTTTCCTCGGCTTGCACTTTGTTTTCTGGATGCAGAGTCTTTTCCTATTACCGGTTTACCAGAGCACGTTGATCGTTGTAACATACCCGGTTTTCAATGTCGTGCTGGACTTTCTATTTTTCAATGAGAAACCGGGTTTAAAGAAGGTGCTGGGTTTCTCCGCAACCCTTACCCTTCTATGGATTTTCCTTCAAGTGAACAACCTAACTTATAACCACGGGGTCATCTTAGCCTTTTCCGCCTCCCTGTTTGCAGCCGGGTATTTCGAAATTGGCAGGTACGCTAGAACCAAGCTCGGAGAATCAACCTTAACCTATGCTACGCCAACATATTTGACGGCTTCAGCGATTGCCCTTACTTACTCAGTCTTAAAAGGCTCCGAGATCTTCTCATATCCTTTCGAGACCTACGCGGCTTTCATCCTACTTGCGGTTATTCCAATGATAGGGGGACATACATTGATGAATTATTACATGAAGAAGTATCCAGCCTCGACTGTTGCGAGCATTGCCTTGGGAGAACCCTTCGGGGCTGGACTGCTCGGGATGATATTTCTGTCTCAACCTTTAACTCTTTTAAGCCTATTCATCGGCTTCTTAATCATTAGTGCTATAATTCTTATAATTTACCAGTGA
- a CDS encoding acetyl ornithine aminotransferase family protein, which yields MVFSVRRPEVVVEPGKDGTKSKYWIEQHYTYIATTTHDPENLPLVIERGEGVWLFDVDGNKYLDFSSGIGVNNLGYPTHPEVKKAIIEQLEKLAHGAGTDYFNPYQVMLAKKLVEIAPGGYRRKVFFANSGTEANEAALKISRQATGRKFFIAFYGGFHGRTMGSMGLTASKPIHKKLFFPWMPGVVHVPYPNPYRNPWHIDGYENPGELINRVLEFIEEYVFDKLIPADEVAAVFAEPIQGEGGYVVPPREFFRELKKLLDKYGILFVADEVQMGMGRTGRMFAIEHFNTVPEIITLAKALSGGAIPIGATVFKADLDFKAHGMHSNTYGGNALAAIAALKTVEIIETLLPHVQNLEKVFRERLEELKEKYPSVGDVRGIGLAWGVEFVKDKSSKQPAPDVRNKIVARALRKGLALLPCGKSSIRLIPPLIISEEEALLGLKIFEESVKETA from the coding sequence ATGGTGTTTTCTGTGAGAAGGCCTGAAGTAGTTGTAGAACCTGGTAAGGATGGAACAAAGAGCAAGTATTGGATTGAGCAACACTACACTTATATAGCGACTACAACGCACGACCCGGAAAACCTTCCCCTAGTGATTGAGAGAGGAGAAGGGGTTTGGCTTTTCGACGTAGATGGGAACAAATACCTTGATTTCTCCAGCGGGATTGGAGTGAACAATTTAGGCTACCCTACCCATCCCGAGGTTAAGAAAGCTATTATAGAGCAGTTAGAAAAGCTGGCCCATGGCGCCGGTACAGACTACTTCAACCCTTACCAGGTTATGCTTGCCAAGAAGCTTGTTGAAATAGCTCCCGGAGGCTATCGTAGAAAAGTATTTTTCGCCAATAGCGGAACAGAAGCTAATGAGGCTGCTTTAAAAATTTCGAGACAGGCGACAGGGAGAAAGTTCTTCATAGCCTTCTATGGCGGCTTCCACGGGAGAACCATGGGAAGCATGGGGTTGACAGCGAGCAAACCGATTCACAAGAAACTGTTCTTCCCCTGGATGCCTGGAGTGGTTCACGTCCCGTATCCCAACCCTTATAGGAATCCATGGCATATTGACGGGTATGAAAACCCTGGTGAATTAATAAACAGAGTACTAGAGTTCATAGAAGAATATGTCTTCGATAAGCTAATACCTGCTGATGAAGTAGCTGCAGTTTTTGCCGAGCCGATTCAAGGGGAGGGCGGATACGTGGTCCCCCCTAGGGAGTTCTTCAGAGAATTGAAGAAGCTCCTGGATAAATACGGGATTTTATTCGTAGCTGACGAGGTTCAAATGGGGATGGGTAGGACGGGTAGAATGTTCGCTATAGAGCACTTTAACACGGTTCCGGAGATAATAACTCTTGCGAAAGCCTTGAGCGGGGGTGCAATACCAATTGGTGCTACCGTGTTCAAGGCAGACCTAGATTTCAAGGCTCACGGCATGCATAGTAACACCTACGGTGGCAATGCCCTCGCAGCAATTGCTGCTTTGAAAACAGTTGAGATCATCGAGACCTTGCTCCCACATGTCCAGAACCTCGAGAAAGTATTCAGGGAGAGATTAGAGGAGTTGAAGGAGAAGTATCCTAGCGTAGGAGATGTGAGAGGTATAGGGCTTGCATGGGGCGTAGAGTTCGTGAAGGATAAGTCGAGCAAACAACCAGCACCTGATGTGAGGAACAAAATTGTTGCGAGGGCTCTGAGGAAGGGCTTAGCCCTTCTCCCATGTGGAAAAAGCTCGATCAGACTGATACCGCCCTTGATTATAAGCGAGGAGGAGGCGTTGCTAGGGTTAAAAATATTTGAGGAATCCGTGAAGGAGACTGCTTAG
- a CDS encoding carboxypeptidase M32, which translates to MVFENQLVKEILEKYRLIWAIGHASSLMGWDSETYMPMEGVKDRAVARAELSLLHQQLILKPEFVELVERAGRQEGLNDFEKGVVRVLQREIKIMKALPPWLVAELSKTTQEAMVVWREAKSKNDFNMFKPYLEKIFDLSRKAADYIGWEKHPYDALLDMYEEGLRTSDVLNLFGSLKPSLKQLIVKVISAGKYPREHELEKIPYETSKMEIVNKKILEFFNFPLGKRARLDVSAHPFTIDTGIHDVRITTRYEGVDFKRTLFSVIHEYGHALYQLQIDPALSYTPIGSGVSLGVHEGQSRFWENIVGRSTAFTEFIYPVLRENLDFVRKYTPEEIYFYFNTVRPSLIRVDADEVTYNMHILLRAELEMLVLNNEVKVDELPELWNSKIDELLGIKPKTYAEGVLQDIHWSMGSIGYFPTYTLGNLLSAQMRYAMNRDINLDETVRSGEFNRIQEWQREKLHKWGATYPPKQLLEKMLGESYNSEYLVKYLSEKYLS; encoded by the coding sequence ATTGTGTTCGAAAACCAATTGGTAAAGGAGATACTTGAAAAATACAGGTTGATATGGGCTATAGGGCATGCTTCAAGCCTAATGGGTTGGGATTCCGAAACCTACATGCCCATGGAAGGGGTCAAGGATAGGGCTGTTGCACGGGCCGAGCTCAGTCTGCTCCACCAACAGTTAATTCTCAAACCAGAATTTGTTGAACTAGTGGAGAGGGCTGGTCGGCAGGAGGGCCTAAACGATTTTGAGAAAGGAGTTGTTAGGGTTCTTCAAAGAGAGATTAAAATAATGAAGGCCCTCCCTCCTTGGTTAGTTGCGGAGTTATCGAAAACCACTCAGGAAGCCATGGTGGTTTGGAGGGAGGCGAAATCTAAAAACGATTTCAACATGTTCAAGCCCTACCTTGAGAAAATATTCGACCTGTCTAGGAAGGCTGCTGATTACATTGGATGGGAAAAACATCCTTACGACGCATTACTCGACATGTATGAGGAAGGGTTGAGGACTAGCGATGTTTTAAACCTTTTCGGCAGTTTAAAGCCGAGCTTGAAGCAACTAATCGTCAAAGTAATCTCGGCTGGAAAATACCCAAGGGAGCATGAGCTAGAGAAGATTCCGTATGAGACTTCGAAAATGGAGATCGTCAACAAGAAGATATTAGAATTCTTCAACTTCCCATTAGGCAAAAGAGCGAGGCTGGACGTATCAGCCCACCCGTTCACAATAGACACGGGAATTCACGATGTCAGAATAACTACCAGGTATGAGGGGGTGGATTTTAAAAGAACATTATTCAGCGTGATTCACGAGTACGGTCACGCGCTCTACCAGTTACAGATAGACCCCGCGCTCTCCTATACTCCAATAGGCAGTGGCGTCAGCCTGGGTGTCCACGAAGGCCAGAGCAGGTTCTGGGAAAACATAGTGGGTAGGTCCACGGCTTTCACAGAGTTCATCTATCCAGTTCTCAGGGAGAATTTAGATTTTGTCCGGAAATACACTCCTGAGGAAATATACTTCTACTTTAACACGGTAAGGCCCAGCCTGATAAGAGTAGACGCAGACGAGGTAACATATAACATGCACATTCTCTTGAGAGCAGAGTTGGAAATGCTGGTGCTGAATAATGAGGTAAAAGTTGATGAACTACCAGAGCTATGGAATAGTAAAATAGATGAGCTACTCGGAATCAAACCCAAGACTTATGCGGAAGGAGTATTACAAGACATTCACTGGAGCATGGGCAGCATAGGCTACTTCCCCACTTATACCCTTGGAAATTTGCTGAGCGCGCAAATGAGGTATGCAATGAACAGAGATATCAACCTGGATGAAACAGTAAGGTCGGGCGAGTTCAACAGGATTCAAGAATGGCAAAGGGAAAAGCTTCACAAGTGGGGTGCTACCTACCCGCCCAAGCAACTTCTAGAGAAAATGCTGGGAGAATCCTACAATAGCGAGTACTTAGTGAAGTATTTAAGTGAAAAATATTTGAGCTAA
- a CDS encoding sugar phosphate nucleotidyltransferase codes for MPVAIILAGGLGSRLHPLTKTLPKPLIPLAGKPILQYIIDLLKTNGFNRFIVAARYLGHHIINYYSGSKEVEVYLIDSKDTADVLRILADIISEECFLVSMGDILTNAPVIELYKDHVKNDAIATIGLKEVENPLPYGLVFLNEKRRIVLFTEKPISLEVYLLSVAHYKYRGESSYWNLVNTGFYMFDNEIINILRENESLMDFGRHVFPFLLENDYELRGWIMPAEAYWSDIGRIETYKEATWDLLDNKVSGVQVPGVLKSSGIRIGRNADVKGELIPPVYVGNDVVVEVGAKIGPYAVLEDGVVVGRNVTIHESIIWNRSLLMDESYVYDSVIMNNVVVKPGVKIVSSVIGAGNVVSTDLYRQKLDVVKEVSPYAQD; via the coding sequence ATGCCAGTAGCGATTATTCTAGCAGGAGGTCTTGGTAGCAGACTTCACCCCCTGACTAAAACTCTCCCGAAACCTCTCATTCCTTTAGCGGGGAAACCGATTCTGCAATATATAATAGACTTGTTAAAGACTAATGGTTTCAACAGATTTATAGTGGCTGCGAGGTATTTAGGCCACCATATAATCAATTACTACAGCGGTTCCAAGGAGGTGGAAGTCTATTTAATAGATTCCAAGGACACTGCTGATGTACTCAGAATCCTTGCAGACATTATTTCCGAGGAATGTTTCCTCGTATCAATGGGGGACATCTTAACAAATGCTCCTGTTATAGAGCTTTACAAAGATCATGTTAAGAACGACGCAATCGCTACTATAGGTTTGAAAGAAGTGGAGAATCCCTTGCCATACGGGCTTGTCTTCCTAAATGAAAAAAGAAGAATAGTCTTATTCACCGAGAAGCCTATTTCACTTGAGGTTTATCTCCTAAGTGTTGCCCACTACAAGTACAGAGGTGAAAGCTCGTATTGGAACCTGGTTAACACGGGCTTCTACATGTTCGATAATGAGATAATAAACATACTGAGGGAGAATGAGAGTTTAATGGATTTCGGGAGGCATGTTTTTCCATTCCTGCTTGAGAATGATTACGAGCTTCGAGGTTGGATTATGCCGGCTGAAGCCTACTGGAGCGATATTGGGAGAATAGAAACCTACAAGGAGGCTACATGGGATCTTCTGGATAACAAGGTTTCAGGTGTTCAGGTCCCCGGGGTTTTAAAGTCCTCAGGAATTCGAATAGGGAGAAATGCTGATGTTAAAGGGGAATTAATACCCCCAGTATATGTGGGGAACGATGTTGTGGTGGAGGTAGGGGCTAAAATTGGTCCGTATGCCGTTCTAGAAGATGGTGTTGTTGTAGGCAGGAACGTTACTATTCACGAGTCAATCATCTGGAATAGGAGCTTGTTGATGGATGAATCATATGTTTACGACTCTGTAATCATGAATAACGTGGTTGTGAAGCCTGGGGTTAAAATCGTTTCCTCAGTGATAGGCGCGGGTAACGTGGTTTCAACAGATCTTTATAGGCAAAAATTAGATGTTGTAAAAGAGGTGTCGCCTTATGCTCAGGATTGA
- a CDS encoding phosphoglucomutase/phosphomannomutase alpha/beta/alpha domain I has protein sequence MLRIERERLIGKPVDEVTLEDVTGLGALLGDYFGGERTLFVSGRDFYPASRMFKRALTAGLMSNGVEVLDFHESINGEIAFSIKRFGARGGFSIVQDPYDPVRIMIRIFKAPGVEIVGGELEKIISKERTIQAGERKVGWVNYAEYIHKLYVSALTSFVKTDVIIDEKLSIVAGSSRGALDIILPELFTSIKTDSIVFSTRKMIEERSGYPLIDEMLKTAKIVDALNAHLGVIFNNDASSLTVYTKRTGFLLPEELGIILLSRYRPGSKILVDKWWNSKYVEEIGSNYHVVRANGEEEFFMKLRREQPVLAINGKGEVVIPLFSLGYDGLLGFMALLEAISLSNKDLWDKIVETRSKLAVEGFGCFDLESIVGMCAEKGASCVKFAGGIRVERNNVVYTYLYDPSRNCYREIA, from the coding sequence ATGCTCAGGATTGAGAGGGAGCGATTAATTGGTAAGCCCGTGGATGAGGTTACTTTGGAAGACGTTACAGGGCTGGGCGCGCTTCTTGGAGACTATTTCGGCGGAGAGCGCACACTATTTGTAAGCGGAAGGGACTTTTATCCAGCATCAAGAATGTTTAAAAGAGCTTTAACCGCAGGCTTGATGAGCAACGGGGTCGAGGTATTGGATTTTCATGAATCCATTAATGGTGAAATAGCTTTTAGCATTAAAAGGTTCGGGGCAAGAGGAGGGTTCAGCATTGTCCAAGATCCTTATGATCCAGTGAGAATAATGATCAGGATTTTCAAGGCCCCTGGTGTTGAAATAGTTGGTGGAGAGCTAGAGAAGATAATATCGAAGGAGAGAACCATACAGGCGGGTGAGAGAAAAGTGGGATGGGTTAACTACGCAGAATATATTCATAAATTATACGTATCAGCTTTAACGTCGTTCGTGAAAACCGATGTAATAATTGATGAGAAATTAAGCATTGTCGCAGGCTCGTCGAGGGGGGCTCTTGACATAATACTTCCCGAGCTGTTCACTTCTATTAAAACCGATAGCATAGTTTTCAGTACACGGAAAATGATTGAGGAGCGGTCTGGCTATCCTTTGATAGATGAAATGTTAAAAACAGCGAAAATCGTTGACGCGTTAAACGCGCATCTCGGGGTGATTTTCAATAACGACGCGTCCTCGCTTACTGTGTATACCAAAAGAACAGGATTCCTACTCCCCGAGGAGCTAGGTATCATTCTTCTATCAAGATATCGCCCGGGCTCTAAAATACTAGTTGATAAATGGTGGAATAGTAAGTACGTTGAAGAGATTGGATCAAATTATCATGTTGTTCGAGCCAATGGCGAAGAAGAATTTTTCATGAAACTGAGAAGGGAGCAACCTGTTTTAGCTATAAATGGTAAAGGAGAGGTTGTCATCCCTCTTTTCAGTTTAGGCTATGACGGGTTGCTGGGTTTTATGGCCCTACTTGAGGCAATTTCGCTATCAAACAAGGACTTGTGGGATAAGATTGTTGAGACAAGATCTAAGCTTGCTGTTGAAGGATTTGGATGTTTCGACCTTGAAAGTATTGTAGGGATGTGTGCCGAAAAGGGAGCCAGTTGCGTTAAATTTGCGGGAGGGATACGGGTGGAGAGAAACAATGTTGTCTACACCTATCTCTACGACCCCTCTAGAAATTGTTATAGAGAAATTGCTTGA